Part of the Antechinus flavipes isolate AdamAnt ecotype Samford, QLD, Australia chromosome 2, AdamAnt_v2, whole genome shotgun sequence genome is shown below.
tccagtgggcaattcttttatacatatttccataattatcatgctgcacaagaaaaatcagctcaaaaaagaaaaaaaatgagaaagaaaaaaagcaagcaaacaacaagaaaaaaggtgaaaatactatattgtgatccacacttagtccccacagtcctctctctggatgcagatggttctctccatcacaagtctattggaattggcctgaatcacctcattgttgaaaagagccaagtccattagaattgatcatcacataatttcactgttgctgtgtacaatgttcttttggttctgttcatttcactcagcatcagttcatataagtctctccaggcctctcagaaatcatcctgctgatcatttcttatagaacaataatattccataacatacatatacataaaatgatacattccattccattccattcatataccataacttaatcagctattctccaactgatggacctccactcagtttccaattcattgcctctacaaaaagagctaccacaaacatttttgcacatatggcttcttttccctttttttataatctttttgtgaTACAGGTCCTGTagagagactgctggatcaaagggtatgcacatttggatagccctttgggcataattccatattgttctccagaatggttggattagttcacaactccaccaacaatagtATCCCAGGTTTTCCCAcctcctctccaacatttatcattatcttttcctgtcatcctagctaaTCTGGAAGGTGTGTAatgataccttagagttgtcttactttgcatttctctgattaatagtgacttagagcattttatcttcatttgaaaattatctgttcatatccattgaccatttatcaattggagaatggattgtatttttataaatttgagaaaattctctatatattttagaaatgaggcctttatcaaaacacttgggtgtaattttttttttcctagttgcagaaggcattttctatttcaagtctattagaattgtcttggatcattgtattactaagAAGAGCTAAGGTAGCTTATAGgtgattgtcacataatcttgctgtgaTTGTGtccaatgttctggttctgttcacttttctcagcttcagttcatgtaagtctttccaggtttttctgaaatcagcctgttcatcatttcttatagaataagaatattcctttatattcatatactataacttattcagtcattctccaattgatgggcatcccctcaattttcaatttttaataccacaaaagagctgctacaaacatttttgcacatgtaggccttttcccctcttttatgatttctttgggatatagacccaatagtgacactgctggatcaaatggcatgcacagttttatagccttttggatatagttccaaatacACTATCCAGAATAGCTGAGATCCAAGTTTTcggaacaaaaactcattatttgacaaaaacttttgggaaaactgaaaatttgtatggcagaaactagctatagaccaacatctcacaccatatctGAAAAGATAATACCAAGataggtacatgatttacacataaatggtgacaccataagcaaattaagaaggCATGGAATAGTTTGACTATGAGatttatgaataaatgaagaatttaaagtaTAAAGATgatatagagagcattacaaaatgtaaaacagattggtcaatatgacaaaaaaatgaaaatgttggatgttggaagagatggggaaaaactgggacatcaaTGCCCATCAATGCTATAAAAGTGTATttccttttatccagcagtatCACTGCTAGCTCTATATCCTGAAGACATCTCCTCCCCCAAAAGGGAAAgcaacctatttgtacaaaactatTAACAGCACTTCTTTTTTGGTGACTGAGcactggaaatcaaagggatgtcatcagctggagaatggctatGATTCTAATGGAacaaatattattgtattgtaagaaatggCAAGCAGGATAACTTCAGAAAAACTCGGAAGGACTTACGAGAACTACTGtatagtgaagtgaacaaaaccaggagaacctCTGTACACgctaacagcaatattgttcaatgaataactgtgaatgacttggctattctcagcaatctCAAGGGCctaatgatgaagcatgttatctgcctccagagaaagaactaagaacgattgaatacagactgaagcatgctattttttccactttctttctttcattcaagtcttcttgtacaaaatggcTAATATGGCAATGTTTTAcatattgcacatgtataatctatacctgattgcttaccatctccaGGAGGAAAgtatagaatttgaaactcaaaaaaatttttaaatgttaaaaaaaatatatatatatatatatcttcttagGTAGCCTGAGATGGAAGCAAGATACTGGCTGTAGATTGGAAGCTCCTCATGCGATGAAGGAAATCGTTTTCATCTAGACCTTTTTGGGAGGTTTAAAGGGTGGAGACAAGTCCCCTGGGAAAGTTAGTAGTGTGAATAAAGAAGAGCCAGCCAGTGCTGTCTTCTGAGAAGAGACATTACCTGCAATTGAAGAGCCCCAGCCTGATGAGGCAGACTTCCAGAATTCAGGGGTGATGGAtgtgggaaagaaaagggaaggaggaaccATAGAATCGTGACAAATCATAGGTAGAATGACTATACAGCATCCCGTAGGGTGTGCTATGCTGAGGGCATGGTCAAGGTTGGTTTAATGGTGGGAATGCCAAAGTCACTTCTCCGAGGACGTCGGTGATAGGGGAAATGGGTTGACCGGGAGCCAGGCTGCTCCTTCATGGAAGAGAGGATACACAGTTTCCACCTGCAATCTTGGTCCTTCAGGTCCTTTGGCCAGAATGGCCACTCAGCTTCAGCGACTGCGCTGCTGCAGTGCgattctcctccccatccccccacccACTCTCTTCATCTTTTACCCACTCCACATCACTCACCACTCCCAGCTCTCTCTCCTCCAAAAACCTTCCCTTTCTATGGTTCCCGCGAACGCCCCGCCTCTAGCGCTCCCTCCCAGCTCCACCTCCAGCGCCTTATAACCCGGGTACTCAGAGTCGCGATCAGCTTGGTCTTCTGCTCACTAGTCTGGCAGTCACCTGCACGATGAGCTTCAGCTCAGACCATTATCTTTGTTCCTCCTCCTACAGGAAGGTGTTTGGGGATGGCTCACGCCTCTCGCGCTTCGGGGGCGGCGGTGCCGGGAGCTTTAGGTCACAGTCTCTGACCCGCTGCAATGTTGGCTCGTCCGGTGCATGTTCCGCTTCCTCTTCTCTTGGGCTGGGGCTGAGCTACCGCCGAACCGGGCCCGACAGCCTGGACCTGAGCCAGGCAGCGGCCCGCAACAATGAGTACAAGATCATCCGCACCAACGAGAAGGAGCAGCTGCAGGGCCTCAATGACCGCTTTGCAGTGTTCATCGAAAAGGTGCACCAGCTGGAGACCCAGAACCGTGCGCTTGAGGCTGAGCTGGCGGCGCTGCGGCAGCGCCACGCAGAGCCCTCACGCGTTGGCGAGCTGTTCCAGCGCGAGCTGCGGGAGCTCCGGGCGCAGCTGGAGGAGGCTAGCTCCGCACGGACTCAGGCGCTGCTCGAACGGGACGGGCTGGCCGAAGAGGTGCAGCGCTTGCGGGCACGTTGTGAGGAGGAGAGCCGTGGGAGAGAGGGCGCAGAGCGCGCCCTGAAGGCGCAGCAGCGAGATGTGGACGGCGCCACCCTGGCCCGGCTGGACCTGGAGAAGAAGGTGGAGGCGCTTTTAGATGAATTAGCATTCCTCCGGCAAGTGCACGAGGAGGAAGTGTCTGAGCTGCTGGCGACGCTGCAGGCATCGTCCCAGGCCTCGGCCGAGGTAGACATGACGGTGGCCAAACCGGACCTGACCTCGGCGCTACGGGAGATCCGTGCCCAGTACGAGTCTCTGGCTGCCAAAAACTTGCAGTCCGCTGAGGAGTGGTACAAGTCTAAATTCGCCAACTTGAACGAGCAAGCGGCGCGCAGCACCGAAGCCATCCGAGCCAGCCGCGAGGAGATCCACGAATACCGCCGCCAGCTGCAGGCTCGCACCATTGAGATCGAAGGGCTCCGGGGCGCCAATGAGTCGCTGGAAAGGCAAATCCTGGAGATGGAGGAAAGGCACAGTGCCGAGGTGGCTGGCTTTCAGGTGAGTGGTGTCGGACTACTTACTTCACTCGTGACTCCTGCTTGAGTAAAAGTGGAAGTCCATCAACACTGGCATGTGTGTGTACCTTGAGCGATTAAAGAGTGTTTTATCCAAGTGATTGATCCTAATCCCCCTTTAGAAAGTCCAGCTCTCCCCCGTGACTCCTCCCAAAATGGATATTATCACACAGTAATGGAGACAGCAGCCTTTCTTTTCCTCTAGTATTGATTTTCGGAGAAATAGGATGGACTAAAAAAACTAAGCTAGCAGCCTACCACACCCTTCTTCCAATGGAGACAAGAGTGGTTATATTAAAGAAGAGGTGAGGATGAAAAGGGAACGGAGTAATCGAtctatttgctttccttttcttttcacacCCATAG
Proteins encoded:
- the INA gene encoding alpha-internexin, whose translation is MSFSSDHYLCSSSYRKVFGDGSRLSRFGGGGAGSFRSQSLTRCNVGSSGACSASSSLGLGLSYRRTGPDSLDLSQAAARNNEYKIIRTNEKEQLQGLNDRFAVFIEKVHQLETQNRALEAELAALRQRHAEPSRVGELFQRELRELRAQLEEASSARTQALLERDGLAEEVQRLRARCEEESRGREGAERALKAQQRDVDGATLARLDLEKKVEALLDELAFLRQVHEEEVSELLATLQASSQASAEVDMTVAKPDLTSALREIRAQYESLAAKNLQSAEEWYKSKFANLNEQAARSTEAIRASREEIHEYRRQLQARTIEIEGLRGANESLERQILEMEERHSAEVAGFQDSIGQLENDLRNTKSEMARHLREYQDLLNVKMALDIEIAAYRKLLEGEETRFSTSGMTISGLNPPSNPGYLVSSRMFSSTASKSSPPLLSFKKEEKEEEGSKATSKKSSQIEESFAEIMEETIISTKKTEKSNLEEITMTNQKI